Part of the Acidobacteriota bacterium genome, GGAGGGCCAGCCCCAGCCCCGCCGAAAAGGCGAACAGGGGGGTGCGGTCACGGGCGGGGGCGGGGGGGAGAAGGGCCCGCAGCAGCCGCTCCGTCGGCCAAGCCACTCCCAGCATGGCCACCGCCCAGACCACGAGGCTCAACAGGGACTCGATAACGGGCACTCACCCTCCCTCCGCATGGATTCCCGGGGAGTGTATCACGGAACGGCCGGGGCTGTGTCGCTCCACCCGGAGGGAAATGCACCGGCCCTTGCAGCGGCCGGTGCGAAAAGGGAAGCGGACCCGGTCCCGCGGGGCGAGACCCGTGGCGATCCGGTTCGCCTCAGTCCAGGGGGATCACGGACGGGCGCTTGCCGTGCCCCAGGTCCTCCCAGGCCGACGAGAGCTCGTCCCGGCGGATGGTCGCCCACTCCTTCAGGATCTTGACGGCGCGCTCGGGCATCCTCCCCTGGTTGACCGTGAGCGTCTCCACGTCCAGAACCACCGCGGAACGGTCGTACTCCGCCTCGATGCTGGGCGCCGCCGACGGGTCGAAACACATCCGGACCGTGATGCCATAGAAGCGGGAGATCACCACCGGCTCCCGGATGCAGTTGAGGTACCGGGTCTCCGACGCCTTGTCCCCCCCCGCCCGGGCCGCCGACCGCTCCCGGGAGAGGCGCGCGTTGGACAGGGCGAGCTCGAACTGGAGCCGGGAGGCCGGCCCCAACCCCCGCCCCCGGGAGAGCAACCCGCTCTTCTCGAGCTTCTCCAGGCTTTCCAGCGCCTTCTCCGGCTGTTTCAACGAGGCGTAGGCCAGCCCCAGGTAGTAGTGGGGGAGGTAATCCGTGTAGAACATCCCCTCCTCCCGGAGGCAGTCGATGCAGTCCTCCCCCTTCTCCTGGAGGGCCGACTCCAGGTAGCGGGCCGCCGCCTTGTAGTCCCCCGAACGGAACTTGTCCATCCCCTTGAAGTAGTTGTACTTCCAATCCGAAGCCCACAGGCCTGACCCCGTGAGGGCGAACAGGGCCGCCACGGTCACCCAACGTGAAGCACGCATGATTCCTCCTTGATGAAACTGCAACAAGCGGGAGCGCCGGCATCCCGCCGGCATTCGATCGTGAACTCGAAAGGGGTGCCGGCACCGGGTGCCGGCACCCCTTCCACGATACCATCCTCACCGGAGCGGCGTGTCGGGACGCCCCCGCGCCTAGGGACGCCCGCCGCCGTACCGACGCTCCACTTCCTCCCACTTCACCGCCGCCAGGGCGGCTTCCAGGTACTTCGCCCGGTCCAGGCCGTAGTCGGTCAGGAAGGCGTGCTCGAAAACGTCGAGGATCAGCAGGATGCGGCAGCCGGCGGGCACCCCGCCGTCGTGCTCGTTGATCCAGGCGTTCATCAAGCGGCCGGAGACGGGGTCCAGGACCAGGGCGCACCACCCGATGCCCCGCATCAGGCAGGCGGCGCGGAAGTCCTTCAGCCACTCGTCGAACGAACCGAAATCCGTCTCCAGGCGCTTCCGGAGCGGGGAACCCTCCGCGAGGGGCGCCTTGCCGCCGAGGTTTTCGAAAAAGAGCTCGTGGAGGCGCATGCCGTTGAATTCCCAGCCGAAGCGCCGTTTCGACTCGGCGAAGGCCGGGGTCCGTTCCTTCCCGTCCTTTCGCAGGCGGTCGAGTTCCTCGACCAGGGCCCCCGCGTTCTTCACGTACCCCTGGTAGAGCTTGAAGTGGTTCTCGAGGAGGGCCGGGCTGAACCCGGGCGTGCCGACGAGGGCGGAGAAATCGCGGGCAGCGAACGGGGCCGGCGCCGCGCCCGCCCCCTGAGCGGCAACGCTTCCCGCCACGCCGGCGAAGGCCAGGGCGAACAGGATCAGAATCCGTCGTGATGGCATGGTCCCCTCACTGAAGCAGGCGGTTGACGTGATCCCAGTTCACGAGCTTGTCCACGAAGGCGGCGAGGTAGTCCGGGCGCCGGTTCTGGAAATCCAGGTAGTAGGCGTGCTCCCAGACGTCCACCGTCAGCAGGGCCTTCCAGCCGTGAGCGGGCGGCGTGTCGGCGTTGCCGGTCTTCACGATCCGCAGGTCGTTCCCGTCCAGGACCAGCCAGGCCCAGCCGCTCCCGAACTGGGTGGCCCCCGCGTTCTTGAACTCCTCCGCGAACTTCTCGTACGACCCGAAGGCGGCCGCGATCTTGTCGGCGATCGGCCCGGTGGGCGCCCCGCCGCCGCCCGGCTTCATGGAGTGCCAGTAGAAGGTGTGGTTCCAGACCTGGGCGGCGTTGTTGAACAGGCCGGCCTTCGCGGGGTCCTTGGCGGCCTCGAGGACGACGGTCTCGAGGTCGGCGTTTTCCAGGGGCGTCCCGGCGACCAGCTTGACGGCGTTCACCACGTAGGCGTTGTGGTGCTTGCCGTGGTGGAATTCGAGGGTCCGGGCGCTGATGACAGGCTCGAGGGCGTCCTTGGCGTAAGGCAGTTCCGGCAGTACGATCGGCATGGTCTCTCCTCCCGTGTGGTTTTGTCTCGGGGGCTATTGTAGCGTCTTCCCCCGCGCAGTTCAATCCATAGATTACCGCGGCGCCGCGGCGATTCAAAACGCCCGGGCGGCGCCGCCGGAAAAATGATCGTCCGTTCCCCGAAAGAGTGTGGTATATTTTCCAGAGGCGACCCGCCGGTTTCCGAGGAGAAGGCACCCGATGGAAGTTCAGGTCTTGGGCACCTACCCGGGCGAAAATTCGGAACGGTTCATCCTCAGCACCTACGTGGTCAACGGCGAGATCGCCGTGGACGCGGGCGCCATCGCGCTGGGGCTCCACCCGGACGAGCAGTGCCGCATCCACTCGGTCATCGTCACCCACACCCACATCGACCACATCGCCACCCTCCCGCTGTTCACCATCGAGAACATGGGGATCCGGAAACAGCCCCCCCGGATCTACGCCACGGCCCACAACGTGGCCATGCTCAAGAAACACATGTTCAACAACGTGTTCTGGCCGGACCTCCCCAGCATCTCCAGCGATTTCTTCCAGACGGTGGACGTGGAACCGCTGGAGACGGTCACCATCGGCCGCTACGCGTTCCGCCTGTTCCCCGTCAACCACCCCGTCCCCACCTACGGCGTCATCCTGCGCGACCTCGAGAAGCGGCAGGAAGTCCTCTTCTCCTCCGACACGTCCATCTGTGACGCGATCTGGATGGAAGCCAACCGGCTGAAGAACCTCAAGGGGATTTTCATCGAAGTCTCCTTCCCGGACAGCCAGCGCGAACTGGCCCTGTCCACCGGCCACATGACCCCGGGCCTCCTGGCGGGCGAACTGAAAAAGCTGACGCGGAAGGTCCCCCTTTACATCACCCACTACAAAACGCAGTTCTGCGAGCAGATCCGGGCGGAACTGTCGGCCGCCGACGGCCTCGATTTCCGCATCTGCCGGGTCGGCGAGAGGTTGAGCCTTGACTGAGCGCCCTTTTCTCGAGTACAACGTCGCCGATCAGAAGCGGTCCTTCCTCCTGACGAAGCCCGCCTGCGTCATCGGCCGCGCCCCCGACTGCGACCTGGTCCTCCCCTTCCCCATGATCTCGCGCCAGCACGCCCGGGTTTTCCTGGACGGCGCCAACTACTTCATCCAGGACATGAAGAGCGCCAACGGGACCTTTGTCGGCACCGAGTCGGCCCAGGAGCGTCACCCGCTCAAGGACGGCGACAAGATCCAGCTCGGCGAGTTCGCCCTCCTCTTCCGAAGCCCGGCGGTCCGCCAGGTGGTCCTC contains:
- a CDS encoding 3',5'-cyclic-nucleotide phosphodiesterase, yielding MEVQVLGTYPGENSERFILSTYVVNGEIAVDAGAIALGLHPDEQCRIHSVIVTHTHIDHIATLPLFTIENMGIRKQPPRIYATAHNVAMLKKHMFNNVFWPDLPSISSDFFQTVDVEPLETVTIGRYAFRLFPVNHPVPTYGVILRDLEKRQEVLFSSDTSICDAIWMEANRLKNLKGIFIEVSFPDSQRELALSTGHMTPGLLAGELKKLTRKVPLYITHYKTQFCEQIRAELSAADGLDFRICRVGERLSLD
- a CDS encoding superoxide dismutase encodes the protein MPSRRILILFALAFAGVAGSVAAQGAGAAPAPFAARDFSALVGTPGFSPALLENHFKLYQGYVKNAGALVEELDRLRKDGKERTPAFAESKRRFGWEFNGMRLHELFFENLGGKAPLAEGSPLRKRLETDFGSFDEWLKDFRAACLMRGIGWCALVLDPVSGRLMNAWINEHDGGVPAGCRILLILDVFEHAFLTDYGLDRAKYLEAALAAVKWEEVERRYGGGRP
- a CDS encoding DUF4160 domain-containing protein — translated: MRASRWVTVAALFALTGSGLWASDWKYNYFKGMDKFRSGDYKAAARYLESALQEKGEDCIDCLREEGMFYTDYLPHYYLGLAYASLKQPEKALESLEKLEKSGLLSRGRGLGPASRLQFELALSNARLSRERSAARAGGDKASETRYLNCIREPVVISRFYGITVRMCFDPSAAPSIEAEYDRSAVVLDVETLTVNQGRMPERAVKILKEWATIRRDELSSAWEDLGHGKRPSVIPLD
- a CDS encoding superoxide dismutase → MPIVLPELPYAKDALEPVISARTLEFHHGKHHNAYVVNAVKLVAGTPLENADLETVVLEAAKDPAKAGLFNNAAQVWNHTFYWHSMKPGGGGAPTGPIADKIAAAFGSYEKFAEEFKNAGATQFGSGWAWLVLDGNDLRIVKTGNADTPPAHGWKALLTVDVWEHAYYLDFQNRRPDYLAAFVDKLVNWDHVNRLLQ